A genome region from Carboxydothermus pertinax includes the following:
- a CDS encoding DUF5131 family protein — protein MALNSSIEWTEASWNPVTGCTKISAGCQNCYAERLANRLKIIGIPRYRNGFKVTVHEDVLDYPFKWKKPRMIFVNSMSDLFHEEVPEEFIIRVFNVMNLATHHTFQVLTKRPERALKIAGRLKWTENIWFGVTVENFQAKDRIKILQEIPAKIRFLSCEPLLEPLYELNLSGIHWVIVGGESGPGARPIEADWVRDILRQCQKQNVPFFFKQWGGKYKSKNGRLLDGKIWSQYPGFAMVSV, from the coding sequence ATGGCATTAAATAGTTCGATTGAATGGACGGAAGCATCATGGAATCCTGTAACTGGTTGCACTAAAATCTCGGCGGGTTGCCAAAACTGTTATGCCGAGCGATTAGCTAATAGGCTCAAAATTATAGGGATTCCAAGATATAGAAATGGGTTTAAAGTTACGGTGCATGAAGATGTTTTAGATTATCCCTTTAAATGGAAAAAACCGCGGATGATTTTTGTAAATTCAATGTCGGATTTGTTTCACGAAGAAGTGCCTGAAGAATTTATCATCCGAGTGTTTAACGTGATGAATCTTGCAACTCATCATACATTTCAAGTTTTAACGAAGAGGCCGGAAAGAGCTTTAAAAATTGCAGGTAGGCTTAAATGGACGGAAAATATTTGGTTTGGGGTAACGGTGGAAAATTTTCAAGCCAAAGACCGAATAAAAATATTACAAGAAATTCCTGCAAAGATACGATTTTTGTCCTGTGAACCATTACTTGAACCCTTATATGAATTAAATTTATCCGGGATTCATTGGGTAATTGTGGGAGGAGAATCAGGACCCGGGGCCAGACCAATTGAAGCTGACTGGGTTAGAGATATTTTGAGACAATGTCAAAAACAAAACGTACCCTTCTTTTTTAAACAATGGGGCGGAAAATACAAGAGTAAAAATGGCAGGTTGTTGGACGGGAAAATATGGAGTCAATATCCTGGATTTGCAATGGTATCCGTATAA